The Snodgrassella alvi wkB2 genome window below encodes:
- a CDS encoding YobI family P-loop NTPase — MSDVKHNSWCKKIYGWWLKAKNKNKSNESKSSSEQNEEAEYKYQKLTPYTEVDLKESEKAFDYVFQHDDVRNIAISGAYGSGKSSLIESYEKYLQTTNTNRKPVRKFLHISLAHFRTENNHLSAVLNKEANSKNENNELSILEAKILNQLIHQISSEQIPQSNFAVKRITSKRDLLAITVSSIIFLLFMLDIIFSATWKEFVLSLEYSGLKDLLLGFTTKIFLLSSAIWSMGLFAIFLYYIIKIQKYKNIFRKLKFQGNEIEIVTESSDSFFDKYLNEVVYLFANADVDVIVFEDIDRFDNVRIFERLREINKLTNNQLKQYQKKETKILRFFYLLRDDIFCTKDRTKFFDFIIPVVPVVDSSNSYDQLITILKTYIDGNKIEKGFLEGISLYIDDMRLLKNICNEFHLYYSNINNNKLELNANKMFAIIVYKNLFPLDFTLLQMNQGFVFYIFNNKPIYIKNEKDKLSANIDDCDLEIKKIEDNHSKSIDEIKAKYKVEQDEVRNRYRYYRSSVEVDKAIKKLDNQEQSELDCCQSEYKKNIELINKEKENIQKEILQLPSKKLKYILNKTNIDRIFDEYPSNSNNIEKNEKALEIKNSPYFSLIKYLIRNGYIDETYADYMTYFYPNSLTIADKTYLRSIMDEIKKEYEYKLNNPELVIGKLQHQIDYFSKPEILNVDLVNYLLTESENYAEKLKAILCQFSVVENIKFINVFWPVSSEENLQKFVNLLSEYSPNFFKIALFSQLVPSYILYDLSLKILYCLPQDVIKKINEYDNCLSNYIANSTDYLNIAAPDVEQLVKQFLFLKIKFAQINYETANKDLFNEVYNNSLYKLNFANIKLMLSTQYSIVDEQDIIHRNYTCVQNKPDSPLAAYIAQNIDVYLHLILANCKQKISDNETEVLYLLNHDDISQEHKLEYIKYLQTPITSLDKVENTELWQNLLCPGKLAYNEENILCYFQHIKETDESVDEYLIEFINNNEKHLDFKGVSNDEDEDVKREFLDVIIINQKITNYKYKEILSTLGVDYGRFDIENIAINKFKILVDNKIICLNFDKYKKVSRSTLDFIKLNYDNEAILYFIQKNLTDYLDLIEEDNELFDYEEALSLINKPVDDDSAIRLLKCTDNSVSICEQNFSLAVMVYVLEYNFDTNDLTGLINNYQSYEADIQNLIVKQVNNNIDFVSIERSPQALKFIRAHCDGEIALKYLQTHIADYLNLISEETELFNFGEALQLLGLKLSDDDAINLLNYTNEPVSVIKYSFSSKIMAYVLEYNFNKDDLVNLIKDYDKHDEDIQSLIVEQSIKNCELIVIKQKTDIADNLLNKLFISEKLGENKKIDLFIQALPYKYMHVSERRQALKSMQLDEFNKIWNRGTPKIKCCEDYSRLLLALKEQGLIQDFCVDNKQEKYYRITKRNG; from the coding sequence ATGTCTGACGTTAAGCATAACTCATGGTGTAAAAAGATATATGGATGGTGGTTGAAGGCTAAAAATAAAAATAAAAGTAATGAGTCAAAGTCATCGTCAGAACAAAATGAAGAAGCAGAATATAAGTATCAAAAATTAACACCCTACACCGAGGTTGATTTAAAGGAAAGTGAAAAAGCTTTTGATTATGTTTTTCAACATGATGATGTTAGAAATATTGCAATTTCAGGTGCATATGGTTCAGGTAAAAGTAGTTTGATTGAATCATATGAAAAATATCTTCAAACTACAAATACGAATAGAAAACCAGTTAGAAAATTTCTGCATATATCACTGGCTCATTTTCGTACAGAAAATAATCATTTATCTGCAGTTTTGAACAAAGAAGCAAATTCCAAAAATGAAAATAATGAATTATCAATCCTCGAAGCTAAAATTCTAAATCAGCTGATTCATCAGATTTCGTCAGAACAAATACCACAAAGCAATTTTGCTGTTAAAAGAATTACTAGTAAAAGAGATTTATTGGCAATTACAGTAAGCAGTATTATTTTCTTGCTCTTTATGCTGGATATTATATTTTCTGCAACATGGAAAGAATTTGTTTTGTCCCTGGAGTATAGTGGCTTAAAAGATTTATTACTTGGGTTTACTACTAAGATATTTCTTCTGAGCAGTGCTATCTGGAGTATGGGTCTGTTTGCAATATTTCTTTACTATATTATTAAGATTCAGAAGTATAAAAATATATTCAGAAAACTAAAATTTCAGGGCAATGAAATAGAAATTGTTACAGAGTCCAGTGATTCTTTTTTTGATAAGTATTTAAATGAGGTTGTTTATCTTTTTGCTAATGCTGATGTAGATGTAATTGTCTTTGAGGATATTGACCGGTTTGATAATGTGCGTATTTTTGAACGATTACGGGAAATCAATAAGCTAACGAATAATCAATTAAAACAGTATCAAAAAAAGGAAACAAAAATATTAAGGTTTTTCTATTTGTTACGTGATGATATATTTTGCACCAAAGACAGAACAAAATTTTTTGATTTCATTATTCCTGTGGTTCCTGTAGTTGATAGTTCAAATTCCTATGATCAACTAATAACAATTTTAAAAACCTATATAGATGGAAATAAAATAGAGAAGGGATTTTTAGAAGGGATATCGTTATATATTGATGATATGAGATTGCTAAAAAACATCTGTAATGAATTTCATTTGTATTATTCAAATATAAATAATAATAAACTTGAACTCAATGCTAATAAAATGTTTGCGATAATTGTCTATAAAAATTTATTTCCTTTAGATTTTACATTATTGCAGATGAATCAGGGGTTTGTATTTTATATATTTAATAATAAACCAATTTATATTAAGAATGAAAAGGATAAATTATCAGCAAATATAGATGATTGTGATTTAGAGATTAAAAAAATTGAGGATAATCATTCTAAATCTATAGATGAAATAAAAGCAAAATATAAAGTGGAACAAGATGAAGTTAGAAACAGATATAGATATTATAGATCATCAGTAGAAGTCGATAAGGCAATTAAAAAATTAGATAATCAGGAACAATCTGAACTTGATTGTTGTCAATCAGAATATAAAAAAAACATAGAATTAATAAACAAAGAAAAAGAAAATATTCAGAAAGAAATCTTGCAGCTACCAAGTAAAAAATTAAAATATATCCTTAATAAGACAAATATTGACCGAATTTTTGATGAATATCCGAGTAATTCTAATAATATAGAAAAGAATGAAAAAGCTTTAGAAATAAAAAATAGTCCATACTTTTCTTTAATAAAATATTTAATTCGCAATGGCTATATTGATGAAACTTATGCTGATTATATGACTTATTTTTATCCTAATAGTTTAACTATAGCTGATAAAACTTATTTGCGTAGTATTATGGATGAAATCAAGAAAGAGTATGAATATAAACTGAATAATCCTGAATTGGTTATTGGGAAACTTCAGCATCAGATAGATTATTTTTCAAAGCCAGAGATATTGAATGTTGATTTAGTTAATTATCTATTAACTGAATCAGAAAACTATGCAGAAAAATTAAAAGCTATCTTATGTCAATTCTCGGTGGTAGAAAATATAAAATTTATTAATGTATTCTGGCCTGTATCAAGCGAAGAAAATTTACAAAAATTTGTAAATTTATTAAGTGAATATTCACCAAATTTTTTTAAGATTGCATTATTTAGTCAATTAGTTCCTAGTTATATACTCTATGATTTGTCTTTAAAGATTTTATATTGCTTACCTCAGGATGTTATTAAAAAAATTAATGAATATGATAATTGTCTCAGTAATTATATTGCCAATAGCACTGATTATTTAAATATAGCAGCTCCTGATGTAGAACAATTAGTAAAACAATTTTTATTTCTTAAAATTAAATTTGCACAAATCAATTATGAAACTGCAAATAAAGATTTGTTCAATGAAGTTTATAATAACTCATTATACAAGCTGAATTTTGCTAATATTAAATTAATGTTATCTACACAATATTCTATTGTAGATGAGCAGGATATTATTCATAGAAATTATACCTGTGTTCAAAATAAACCTGATTCTCCATTGGCAGCTTATATTGCCCAAAATATAGATGTTTACCTGCATCTGATCTTGGCCAATTGTAAACAGAAAATATCTGATAACGAAACTGAGGTGCTGTATTTGTTAAATCATGACGATATTTCTCAGGAGCATAAGCTGGAGTATATAAAATATTTACAAACCCCCATTACCAGCTTAGATAAGGTTGAGAATACTGAGTTATGGCAAAATTTACTGTGTCCGGGTAAACTTGCTTATAACGAAGAAAATATTCTTTGTTATTTCCAGCATATCAAAGAAACGGATGAATCTGTAGATGAATATCTGATTGAATTCATTAACAATAATGAAAAACACTTAGATTTTAAAGGAGTTTCTAATGATGAAGACGAGGATGTAAAAAGAGAATTCTTGGATGTAATAATAATCAATCAAAAAATAACTAATTATAAATACAAAGAAATATTATCGACTTTAGGTGTTGATTATGGGAGATTTGATATTGAAAATATAGCTATAAATAAGTTTAAAATTTTAGTCGATAATAAAATAATTTGTTTAAACTTTGATAAATATAAAAAAGTAAGTAGATCTACTCTGGATTTTATTAAATTGAATTATGATAATGAAGCGATTTTATATTTTATCCAAAAAAATCTCACAGATTATCTTGATTTAATAGAAGAAGATAATGAATTATTTGATTATGAAGAAGCATTAAGCCTGATTAATAAACCAGTTGATGACGATAGTGCTATCAGGTTACTGAAATGTACTGATAACTCGGTATCTATTTGTGAGCAAAATTTTTCACTGGCAGTAATGGTATATGTTCTGGAGTATAATTTTGATACTAATGATTTAACTGGGCTGATTAATAATTATCAGAGTTATGAAGCTGATATTCAGAATCTTATTGTCAAACAGGTAAATAATAATATTGATTTTGTTTCAATTGAGAGAAGCCCGCAGGCATTGAAATTTATAAGAGCTCATTGCGATGGAGAAATTGCTTTAAAATATCTACAGACACATATTGCAGACTATCTTAATTTAATATCGGAAGAAACCGAATTGTTTAATTTTGGGGAAGCACTGCAGCTTCTTGGATTAAAACTTAGTGATGATGATGCAATTAACTTGTTGAACTATACTAACGAACCAGTTTCGGTTATTAAATATTCTTTTTCATCTAAGATAATGGCATATGTACTGGAGTATAACTTTAATAAAGATGATTTAGTGAATTTAATCAAAGACTATGATAAACATGATGAAGATATTCAGAGTCTTATCGTAGAACAGTCAATTAAAAATTGTGAATTGATTGTAATAAAACAAAAAACAGATATTGCAGATAATCTTTTGAATAAATTGTTTATTTCTGAAAAGCTAGGAGAGAATAAAAAAATTGATTTATTTATTCAGGCTTTACCCTATAAATATATGCATGTATCAGAGCGAAGGCAGGCATTAAAGAGTATGCAATTAGACGAATTTAATAAAATATGGAATCGTGGTACGCCAAAAATTAAATGTTGTGAAGATTATAGTCGTCTGTTGTTAGCACTAAAAGAACAAGGTTTAATACAGGATTTCTGTGTAGATAATAAACAAGAGAAATATTATCGAATTACTAAAAGAAATGGCTGA
- a CDS encoding YdcF family protein — MNKSIMNIYKLVHWFVIIVLAYFIICNVIIHLYARQKAADNADTMVILGAQVMGNPAVPHPVLKGRLDKALVYLKNNPNTKVVVCGGQGEGEPATEASVMAGYLIDNGIDASRVYLEDKSTRTAQQFVYANKVLPLGKTVVVTNDFHLLRSIMLAKRSGVKDVSGLSAPLSFRNYRNYISLIREPLALINSWLFDHPLNNDN, encoded by the coding sequence ATGAATAAAAGCATTATGAATATTTATAAATTGGTTCATTGGTTTGTAATAATTGTTTTAGCTTATTTTATTATCTGTAATGTCATTATTCATCTCTACGCCCGGCAAAAAGCAGCAGACAATGCTGATACTATGGTTATCTTAGGTGCTCAGGTAATGGGTAATCCTGCAGTACCTCATCCTGTTTTAAAAGGGCGTTTAGATAAAGCTCTGGTTTATTTGAAAAATAACCCTAATACAAAAGTAGTTGTTTGCGGAGGACAAGGAGAAGGCGAGCCGGCAACAGAAGCAAGCGTTATGGCTGGTTATTTAATTGATAACGGGATTGATGCCTCAAGGGTTTATCTTGAAGATAAATCAACACGTACTGCTCAGCAGTTTGTTTATGCGAATAAAGTATTACCATTAGGTAAAACCGTGGTAGTTACCAATGATTTTCACTTATTGCGTTCTATTATGTTGGCTAAAAGATCAGGAGTAAAAGATGTATCCGGCTTATCTGCACCTTTAAGTTTCAGAAATTACAGGAACTACATTTCTCTTATTAGAGAACCATTAGCTCTGATTAATTCATGGTTGTTTGATCATCCCCTGAATAATGATAATTAG
- a CDS encoding leucine-rich repeat domain-containing protein: protein MEQFITYLNTQQIKYSIGDNSITILESLNLAEVRIKHLPDNLIINGNLNLRLTTIKKLPDNLTVNGDLCARATKIKAWPKNLNVKGSIDLLRTRIASLPDNLTVNGDLNLEQTPVKSLPANLKVKGNLALRGSHFCNIPERFDVAGSLNLSDTKIDRLPDNLNIQGDLNIARTKIKKLPENLSVSGDLHLSRTKVKILPDNLDIMGDLDLSDTRIKKLPGNLKVGGKLDLYGTRIQKIPKDLTVTGGIALGGSKIRKLPDNLTVNDYLDLGFTKIKKLPDNLIVNGYLGLRAIKVKKLLKHSNVQCTSLGLDGAKIKQLPANIEVKNSLYLSYTEIKQLPDNLELKGDLTLRYVPIKKLPDNLTVGGYLDLSCTRIETLPENLKVAGNLNLSSSKLKKLPKNLHIGGDLDLHNTKIKKIPDNLNVNGTLDLFRTKIKKLPKNLFVKNELFLSNTRVKTLPSDLKVEGDLWLSSSSIKKLPDNLKLNGDLYLQDTNIKQLPKNLFVKRQLSIRNTKISVLPEDLMFGSIELDIKKIKNIVYKKCHSIKAFIFTVYLQGEIKLVYNGSLIGNLEEFEQFTDKLFLKAEADEFKQMARDCAAQLKQKLSLE from the coding sequence ATGGAACAATTTATCACATATTTAAATACACAGCAGATTAAATACAGTATTGGGGATAATTCAATCACAATATTGGAATCTCTTAATCTGGCTGAAGTAAGAATCAAACATTTACCGGATAATCTTATTATTAACGGTAATCTCAATTTGCGATTAACAACAATAAAAAAATTGCCGGATAATTTAACTGTAAATGGTGATTTATGTGCGCGCGCAACTAAGATTAAAGCGTGGCCAAAAAATTTAAATGTAAAAGGCTCTATAGATTTATTACGTACCAGAATTGCATCATTACCAGATAATTTAACAGTAAATGGAGATTTGAATTTAGAACAAACACCTGTTAAATCATTACCTGCTAATCTGAAAGTAAAAGGAAATTTGGCTTTGCGGGGGTCGCATTTTTGCAATATACCGGAAAGATTCGATGTAGCTGGTTCTTTAAATTTGTCAGATACGAAAATTGACAGATTACCTGATAATCTGAATATACAGGGTGATCTGAACATTGCCCGTACCAAAATTAAAAAATTACCTGAAAATTTATCTGTAAGCGGAGATCTCCATTTAAGCAGAACAAAAGTTAAAATATTACCAGATAATCTTGACATTATGGGTGATTTAGATTTAAGTGATACCCGAATTAAAAAGTTACCTGGAAATTTAAAGGTTGGGGGTAAGTTGGATTTATACGGTACCAGAATACAAAAAATACCAAAAGATTTAACAGTAACTGGTGGCATTGCTTTAGGAGGCTCTAAAATTAGAAAGTTACCAGATAATTTAACTGTTAACGATTATTTGGATTTGGGTTTTACAAAAATCAAAAAGTTGCCGGATAATCTGATTGTAAACGGATATCTGGGATTGCGCGCTATTAAAGTCAAAAAATTATTAAAGCATTCAAATGTACAATGCACAAGTCTGGGTTTAGATGGTGCCAAGATAAAACAACTGCCTGCCAATATAGAAGTAAAAAACAGTTTATATCTGAGTTATACCGAAATAAAACAGCTACCGGATAATCTTGAATTAAAAGGTGATCTGACTTTACGTTATGTCCCTATAAAAAAGTTGCCGGATAATTTGACTGTTGGCGGATATCTTGATCTGAGCTGTACCAGAATCGAAACATTGCCTGAGAATTTAAAAGTTGCCGGTAATCTTAATTTAAGTTCTTCAAAACTAAAAAAATTACCGAAAAATTTACATATTGGCGGTGATTTAGACTTACATAATACAAAGATTAAAAAAATTCCGGATAATTTAAATGTGAATGGAACTTTAGATTTATTCAGAACGAAGATTAAGAAGCTTCCAAAAAATTTATTTGTAAAAAATGAGTTGTTTTTGAGTAATACCAGAGTTAAAACATTACCTTCTGATTTAAAAGTAGAAGGAGATCTCTGGCTGAGTTCTTCCTCAATTAAAAAATTGCCAGACAATTTAAAATTAAATGGCGATTTATACTTGCAAGACACTAATATTAAGCAATTACCAAAAAATTTATTTGTAAAAAGGCAGTTATCTATCAGGAATACTAAAATCAGTGTATTGCCGGAAGATTTAATGTTTGGCTCAATTGAACTGGATATAAAAAAAATAAAAAATATAGTTTATAAAAAATGCCATTCAATAAAAGCCTTTATTTTTACAGTTTATTTACAGGGAGAAATAAAACTTGTTTACAATGGGAGTCTGATAGGTAATTTGGAAGAATTTGAACAATTTACAGATAAACTATTTTTAAAAGCTGAAGCTGATGAGTTTAAACAGATGGCCAGAGATTGCGCAGCGCAATTGAAGCAAAAGCTGTCTCTTGAATAA
- a CDS encoding leucine-rich repeat domain-containing protein, whose amino-acid sequence MKKFIEILNQKNIKYTVENDIIRVLDNLCFYQNPLKSLPDNLIIKGNLDISETKIRNLPDNLIVYGDLNLSGTEISILPDNLVVHGQLNASYTKIITLPEKLIIGGGLDLSFSYIQSLPDNLMIDGNLYLQNTYIVKLPENLTVAGDLDVSSTRITRLPERFSIKGSLNLGSCAINTLPANLHITGDLNVNSTHITKLPENLRVDGSLNLSYLKIRKLPKDIQVKDNLKLWYSEIKKLPNNLKVNGDLDLAKTKIKKLPKNLKVKGCLILKSTKINKLLKNFKGTCSSLDLSNNKIKKIPENLKIKSNLYLNNCEIKKLPDNMRINGNLSLSEATIKKLPENLRVGGQLSVDYTLIKKLPKSLSVRGELDVWGTKIKKIPNHFNVVNGLNLTRTKVKKLPENFTQIKNLFMNVTKISHLPDTLYVQDCLELSYSRIKKLPKNLQVGKKLLLNDTKIKKLPENLKLEEGIDLRKTQIRYLPESLELKWLSLDLKKIKNIAYRKNCTSKRKTIFAAYLNGEYKIFQNKSLIGNLKEYERFVNQRFLDPQAGKLKQAARDCVEELQKKIRIN is encoded by the coding sequence ATGAAAAAATTTATCGAAATATTAAACCAAAAAAATATTAAATATACAGTTGAAAATGACATTATTCGGGTACTGGATAATCTGTGCTTTTATCAAAATCCACTTAAATCACTGCCGGATAATTTAATTATTAAAGGCAATCTGGATATTTCTGAAACAAAAATCAGAAATTTACCGGATAATCTGATTGTCTATGGGGATCTGAATCTATCCGGTACAGAAATTAGTATATTACCGGACAATCTGGTGGTTCATGGACAACTGAATGCCTCTTATACCAAAATAATTACATTACCGGAAAAGCTCATTATAGGCGGTGGGCTGGATTTATCCTTTAGTTATATTCAGTCGCTACCAGACAATTTAATGATAGACGGCAATTTATATTTACAGAATACTTATATAGTGAAGTTGCCAGAAAATTTGACTGTTGCCGGGGATTTAGATGTCTCTTCAACCAGAATTACCAGATTACCGGAAAGGTTTAGTATAAAAGGTAGTCTTAATTTGGGAAGTTGCGCTATCAATACCTTGCCCGCTAATTTGCATATAACCGGCGATCTTAATGTAAATAGTACTCATATTACCAAGTTACCTGAAAACCTGAGAGTGGATGGTAGTTTAAATCTAAGTTATCTAAAAATTAGGAAATTACCAAAGGATATTCAGGTAAAAGATAATTTGAAACTATGGTATTCAGAAATTAAAAAATTACCAAATAATCTTAAAGTTAACGGCGATCTGGATTTAGCAAAAACAAAAATCAAAAAATTGCCAAAAAATTTAAAAGTAAAAGGCTGTTTGATATTAAAATCAACTAAAATCAATAAATTACTTAAAAATTTTAAAGGTACTTGCTCTAGTCTGGATCTGAGTAATAATAAAATTAAGAAAATACCAGAGAATTTAAAAATAAAATCTAATCTGTATCTGAATAACTGCGAAATCAAAAAATTACCGGATAATATGCGTATAAACGGAAATCTCAGTTTGTCTGAGGCGACAATTAAAAAATTGCCTGAAAATCTGCGTGTTGGTGGTCAATTATCTGTTGATTATACATTGATTAAAAAATTACCTAAAAGTCTTTCTGTGAGAGGTGAGTTAGACGTGTGGGGTACCAAAATTAAAAAAATTCCCAACCATTTTAATGTAGTTAATGGGTTAAATTTAACTCGCACTAAGGTAAAAAAACTACCTGAAAATTTTACTCAGATAAAAAATTTATTTATGAATGTAACTAAAATTTCTCACTTACCGGATACACTTTATGTTCAGGATTGCCTGGAGTTAAGCTATAGCCGAATTAAAAAGTTACCCAAAAATTTGCAGGTCGGTAAAAAACTGCTGTTAAATGATACCAAAATTAAAAAATTACCCGAAAATCTGAAACTTGAAGAAGGCATCGACCTGAGAAAAACTCAAATCAGATATCTGCCGGAAAGTCTTGAGCTTAAATGGTTAAGTCTTGATCTTAAAAAGATTAAAAATATTGCTTACCGGAAAAATTGTACATCTAAAAGAAAAACCATTTTTGCAGCTTATTTGAATGGTGAATATAAAATTTTTCAGAATAAATCCCTGATTGGTAATCTGAAAGAATATGAGCGATTTGTTAACCAGAGATTTCTTGACCCGCAGGCAGGTAAGCTTAAACAGGCAGCCAGAGATTGCGTAGAGGAATTGCAGAAAAAAATCAGAATTAATTAA
- a CDS encoding leucine-rich repeat domain-containing protein: MKNFIEILNQKDINYTVENEIIRIADNLCFYQNPLKSLPDNLIIEGDLDISQTKISQLPDNLIVCGNLDISHTKISKLPENIIFRGDLNISGTQIRVLPENLVVQGKLIASRTAIQVLPETLIVGGALNLSSSNIQLLPENLTINGNLYLQNSCILELPENLVITGDLDASSTRITRLPEKFTIKGSLCLEKSGINTLPANLHITGDLDLGYTPITKLPENLKVDGSLILGSSKIKKLPKDIQVKANLDLSFTEIRKLPDNLTVNGNLGLSGTKIKKLPDNLVVNGCLALGGRKTIINQLLKNFRATCTSLDLCCNKIKKIPENLKIQSNLYLNDCKIKKFPKKMNINGNLNLNDAKIKKLPENLHVGGDLSLLLAPIKKLPKKLSVGGELYLWGCRVKKIPSHVNVVNGLDLTSTKVKKLPQNLTEIKKLAIEETKINRLPDKLNVEDYLDLRNSRIKKLPKKLQVGNTLLLSNTRIKKLPNNLKLDHGINLKKTSIRYLPENLELKWLSLDLKKIKNIAYRKNCTAKRKTIFAAYLNGEYKIFQNEYLVGTLQEYEQFVNQRFIDPQASKLKQAAKDCVEQLQRKLSTHKT, translated from the coding sequence ATGAAAAATTTTATCGAAATATTAAACCAAAAAGATATTAACTATACAGTTGAAAATGAGATTATCCGCATAGCGGATAATCTGTGCTTTTATCAAAATCCACTTAAATCACTGCCGGATAATTTAATTATTGAAGGTGATCTGGATATCTCCCAAACAAAAATCAGCCAGTTACCGGATAACCTGATTGTCTGCGGTAATTTGGATATCTCCCATACTAAAATCAGTAAACTGCCGGAAAATATAATTTTTCGCGGGGATCTGAATATATCCGGTACACAAATCAGAGTGTTACCGGAAAATTTGGTGGTTCAGGGCAAACTTATTGCCTCTCGTACCGCAATACAAGTTTTACCGGAAACGCTAATTGTTGGTGGTGCGCTGAATTTATCCTCTAGCAATATTCAGTTGCTTCCAGAAAATCTGACAATAAACGGTAATTTATATTTACAGAATAGTTGTATACTAGAATTACCGGAAAATTTAGTTATTACCGGGGATCTGGATGCCTCTTCAACCAGAATAACCCGATTACCGGAAAAATTTACGATAAAAGGCAGTCTTTGTCTGGAAAAAAGCGGTATCAATACTCTGCCTGCTAATCTGCATATAACGGGCGATCTTGATTTGGGTTATACCCCTATCACAAAGTTACCTGAAAATCTGAAAGTAGATGGTAGTCTGATTCTGGGATCTTCCAAAATTAAGAAATTACCAAAGGATATTCAGGTTAAAGCTAATCTGGACTTAAGTTTTACAGAAATCAGAAAATTACCGGATAATCTGACGGTGAACGGTAATCTGGGTTTGTCAGGAACAAAAATTAAAAAGTTACCGGATAATTTAGTTGTAAATGGTTGTTTAGCATTGGGAGGACGCAAAACAATAATCAATCAATTACTTAAAAATTTTAGGGCAACATGCACTAGTCTGGATTTGTGCTGTAATAAAATCAAGAAAATACCAGAGAATTTAAAAATCCAATCCAATCTGTATTTGAATGATTGTAAAATCAAAAAATTCCCCAAAAAAATGAATATAAATGGAAATCTGAATCTGAATGACGCAAAAATTAAAAAATTGCCCGAAAATCTGCATGTTGGTGGCGATTTATCTCTTTTGCTGGCACCGATTAAAAAACTACCTAAAAAACTTTCAGTAGGAGGTGAGCTGTATTTATGGGGTTGCCGAGTTAAAAAAATTCCCAGTCATGTTAATGTAGTCAATGGGCTGGATTTAACTTCGACTAAAGTAAAAAAATTACCTCAGAATCTTACCGAGATAAAAAAACTGGCAATAGAGGAAACTAAAATTAACCGTTTGCCAGATAAGCTCAATGTTGAGGATTATCTGGATCTGAGAAATAGCCGAATTAAAAAATTACCTAAAAAATTACAGGTTGGTAATACATTGCTGTTAAGTAATACCCGGATTAAAAAGCTACCGAATAACCTGAAACTTGATCATGGTATAAACCTGAAAAAAACTTCAATCAGATATTTGCCGGAAAATCTGGAGCTCAAATGGTTAAGCCTTGATCTTAAAAAGATTAAAAATATTGCTTACCGGAAAAATTGTACAGCTAAAAGAAAAACCATTTTTGCAGCTTATTTGAATGGCGAATATAAAATTTTTCAGAATGAATACCTGGTTGGTACCCTGCAAGAGTATGAGCAATTTGTTAACCAGAGATTTATTGATCCGCAGGCAAGTAAGCTTAAACAGGCAGCCAAGGATTGCGTAGAGCAATTGCAGAGAAAACTCAGTACTCATAAAACTTAA